A single Micromonospora luteifusca DNA region contains:
- a CDS encoding aldose 1-epimerase family protein gives MESPDQRPFSGAQWTISAAGHEAVIVEVGGGLRTYRHDGVDLVDGYQTDEVCPGCTGQVLAPWPNRIRDGRYSFGERVQQLPLTEPERHVAIHGLVNWVPWRLLEQSEDAVTVGYDLPPQPGYPWPLRLVSRWSVGVDGLRAEHEVTNIGGEAAPFGFSVHPYLQLPGVAVDDLVMRLPARTRLLVDGRLLPVGATPVAGTEYDWTSPRRIGSAELDLCFGQVIRDADGGSSVSLSAPDGSAGVSIWADSEFGWWQVFTGDALIGERHRRSVAIEPMTCPPDAFRSGKDVLTLKPGTTWRGAWGIRPGA, from the coding sequence ATGGAAAGCCCCGATCAGCGCCCGTTCTCCGGCGCCCAGTGGACCATCTCCGCCGCCGGCCACGAGGCCGTCATCGTGGAGGTGGGCGGTGGGCTTCGGACGTACCGGCACGACGGTGTCGACCTGGTCGACGGGTACCAGACCGACGAGGTCTGCCCCGGCTGCACCGGGCAGGTGCTGGCACCCTGGCCGAACCGGATCCGCGACGGCCGCTACTCGTTCGGGGAGCGGGTGCAGCAACTCCCGCTGACCGAGCCGGAGCGGCACGTGGCCATCCACGGGCTGGTCAACTGGGTGCCGTGGCGTCTGCTGGAGCAGTCCGAGGACGCGGTGACGGTCGGCTACGACCTTCCGCCCCAGCCCGGCTACCCGTGGCCGTTGCGGTTGGTCAGCCGGTGGAGCGTCGGTGTGGACGGGCTGCGCGCCGAGCACGAGGTGACCAACATCGGCGGGGAGGCGGCGCCGTTCGGCTTCTCCGTGCACCCGTACCTGCAACTGCCGGGCGTCGCGGTCGACGACCTGGTCATGCGGCTGCCGGCCCGTACCCGGCTGTTGGTGGACGGGCGGCTGCTGCCGGTCGGTGCGACCCCGGTGGCCGGCACCGAGTACGACTGGACCAGCCCGCGCCGGATCGGTTCCGCCGAGCTGGACCTCTGCTTCGGCCAGGTGATCCGCGACGCCGACGGCGGCTCGTCGGTGAGCCTGTCCGCACCGGACGGCTCGGCGGGGGTGAGCATCTGGGCGGACTCCGAGTTTGGCTGGTGGCAGGTGTTCACCGGCGATGCGCTCATCGGTGAGCGGCACCGCCGATCGGTGGCGATCGAGCCGATGACCTGCCCACCGGATGCGTTCCGCTCGGGCAAGGACGTGCTCACGCTCAAGCCCGGCACGACCTGGCGGGGTGCCTGGGGCATCCGGCCCGGAGCCTGA
- a CDS encoding type II toxin-antitoxin system VapB family antitoxin, giving the protein MIFRAVRDGRPYPEHNLTLKQWAEIPPRPLRLDQMITTKRELALDKLLAEDSTFYGDLFPHVVQWNGGLYLEDGLHRALRAALQQRNQIHARVLVLSEPIE; this is encoded by the coding sequence GTGATCTTCAGAGCGGTCCGGGACGGGCGTCCCTACCCGGAGCACAACCTGACCCTGAAGCAGTGGGCGGAGATCCCGCCTCGTCCGCTGCGCCTGGATCAGATGATCACCACCAAGCGCGAGTTGGCGCTCGACAAGCTCCTCGCCGAGGACTCCACCTTCTACGGCGACCTGTTCCCGCACGTCGTGCAGTGGAACGGCGGGCTCTACCTGGAGGACGGGCTGCACCGGGCGTTGCGTGCCGCCCTGCAACAGCGCAACCAGATCCACGCCCGGGTGCTGGTGCTCTCCGAGCCAATCGAGTGA
- a CDS encoding acyl-CoA dehydrogenase family protein — MTAPLDLLDLDPSLTDEERQIRDVVRQLVDDRVRPHVADWYEQGQVPARELAREFGKLGLLGMHLTGYGCAGASAVAYGLACQELEAADSGVRSLVSVQGSLAMFAIWRYGSAEQKQHWLPPMATGEAIGCFGLTEPDHGSDPASMATRARRDGDDWVLTGGKMWITNAPIADVAVIWARTDEGVRGFLVPMDTPGVTAREIHRKMSLRASVTGEIVLDDVRLPADAQLPEAIGLKAPLSCLTEARYGIVWGSVGAARDCLETTLAYATTRTQFGRPLAGFQLTQAKLADMAVELVKGQLLALHLGRLADAQRLRPEQVSVGKLNNVREALAIARQCRTILGANGVSGEYPVMRHANNLESVLTYEGTSEIHQLVVGQRLTGLSAFA, encoded by the coding sequence ATGACCGCTCCGCTGGACCTGCTCGATCTGGACCCGTCGCTCACCGACGAAGAGCGACAGATCCGCGACGTCGTCCGCCAACTCGTCGACGACCGGGTGCGCCCGCACGTCGCCGACTGGTACGAACAGGGCCAGGTGCCCGCCCGCGAGCTGGCCCGGGAGTTCGGCAAGCTCGGCCTGCTCGGCATGCACCTGACGGGCTACGGCTGCGCCGGCGCCTCCGCGGTCGCCTACGGGCTGGCCTGCCAGGAGCTGGAAGCCGCCGACTCCGGCGTCCGTTCCCTGGTCTCGGTGCAGGGCTCGCTCGCCATGTTCGCCATCTGGCGCTACGGCAGCGCAGAGCAGAAGCAACACTGGTTGCCGCCCATGGCCACCGGCGAGGCGATCGGCTGTTTCGGCCTGACCGAACCGGACCACGGCTCCGACCCTGCCTCGATGGCCACCCGGGCCCGCCGCGACGGCGACGACTGGGTGCTCACCGGCGGCAAGATGTGGATCACCAACGCGCCGATCGCCGACGTCGCGGTGATCTGGGCGCGCACCGACGAGGGCGTACGCGGCTTCCTCGTCCCCATGGACACACCCGGCGTCACGGCCCGGGAGATCCACCGCAAGATGTCGCTGCGCGCGTCGGTGACCGGCGAGATCGTGCTCGACGACGTCCGTCTTCCGGCGGACGCCCAACTACCCGAGGCGATCGGGCTCAAGGCACCCCTGAGCTGCCTCACCGAGGCCAGGTACGGCATCGTCTGGGGCTCGGTCGGCGCCGCCCGCGACTGTCTGGAAACCACCCTGGCGTACGCCACCACCCGCACCCAGTTCGGTCGCCCGCTAGCCGGCTTCCAACTCACCCAGGCCAAGCTCGCCGACATGGCCGTCGAACTGGTCAAGGGGCAACTGCTCGCGCTGCACCTGGGCCGGCTCGCCGACGCCCAGCGGTTGCGGCCCGAGCAGGTCAGCGTGGGCAAACTGAACAACGTGCGGGAGGCCCTGGCCATCGCCCGGCAGTGCCGCACCATCCTCGGCGCCAACGGCGTCTCCGGTGAGTACCCGGTGATGCGGCACGCCAACAACCTGGAGAGCGTGCTGACGTACGAGGGCACCTCCGAGATCCACCAACTGGTCGTCGGGCAGCGGCTCACCGGGCTCTCCGCATTCGCCTGA
- a CDS encoding DUF4230 domain-containing protein, translated as MARDAGNNEPTREFPGYPTGDDLRERSTATPEPTTDTPGGPGSAGGPGGPGGPPAGPPGGPTAGGDGGGGGGAARGLLLLLGAAALAVVVLLGIQATGFLPEFRNPFAKEQTDRSQPPLLKSIQDLSRYVAAEGNFQVVVDTQNDRRNVPDFLLNERTLFVGAGSVEAYVDFTKIGEGAIVQSADGKSVEIKLPAPQLGETNLDMEKSYVFAEQRGLLNRLGDLVGNDPNRQQQIYLLAEDRITGAARDSGLAARAQDNTRKMLEGLLRSLGYQQITVTYTAP; from the coding sequence ATGGCCCGCGACGCTGGCAACAACGAGCCCACGAGGGAGTTTCCCGGTTACCCGACCGGCGACGATCTCCGGGAGCGGTCGACCGCTACACCCGAGCCGACCACTGATACACCGGGCGGCCCTGGAAGTGCCGGCGGCCCCGGTGGCCCCGGCGGTCCGCCCGCCGGTCCTCCCGGCGGCCCAACCGCCGGTGGCGACGGTGGTGGTGGTGGTGGGGCCGCTCGCGGTCTGCTCCTGCTGCTCGGCGCAGCCGCGCTGGCCGTGGTGGTGCTGCTCGGCATCCAGGCGACCGGCTTCCTGCCGGAGTTCCGCAACCCGTTCGCCAAGGAGCAGACCGACCGCAGCCAGCCACCGCTGCTGAAGTCGATCCAGGACCTCAGCCGCTACGTGGCCGCCGAGGGTAACTTCCAGGTCGTCGTCGACACCCAGAACGACCGGCGCAACGTGCCAGACTTCCTGCTCAACGAGCGCACCCTGTTCGTCGGCGCCGGCAGCGTCGAGGCGTACGTCGACTTCACCAAGATCGGTGAGGGTGCCATCGTCCAGTCCGCCGACGGCAAGTCCGTCGAGATCAAGCTGCCCGCACCGCAGCTCGGCGAGACCAACCTCGACATGGAGAAGAGCTACGTCTTCGCGGAGCAGCGCGGTCTGCTCAACCGGCTCGGTGACCTGGTCGGCAACGACCCCAACCGACAGCAGCAGATCTACCTGCTCGCCGAGGACCGGATCACCGGTGCCGCCCGGGACAGCGGCCTCGCCGCCCGGGCCCAGGACAACACCCGCAAGATGCTGGAAGGGCTGCTGCGCTCCCTCGGCTACCAGCAGATCACTGTCACCTACACCGCCCCCTGA
- a CDS encoding nitroreductase family protein, with protein MEFAEVVRRRRMVRNYDPDRPVPPDVVDRLLDHAVRAPSAGFAQGWGFLVLEEPADRERFWAATTPEGGGRERWLAGMRRAPLIVVPHANESAYLQRYAEPDKGWTDRSTNRWPVPYWHVDTGFAAMLMLLTAVDEGLGACFFGIAPQRLASYRDAFGVPAEYQPIGAVTIGYRAPDHRSPSLRRGRRGMDEVVRRGRWS; from the coding sequence ATGGAGTTCGCCGAGGTCGTCCGGCGTCGGCGGATGGTGCGCAACTACGACCCGGACCGCCCGGTCCCGCCCGACGTGGTGGACCGGCTGCTCGACCACGCGGTCCGCGCGCCGTCGGCCGGGTTCGCCCAGGGCTGGGGTTTCCTGGTGCTGGAGGAACCGGCCGACCGGGAGCGGTTCTGGGCCGCCACCACACCCGAGGGCGGTGGTCGGGAGCGTTGGCTGGCGGGGATGCGCCGGGCACCCCTGATCGTGGTGCCGCACGCCAACGAGTCGGCCTACCTGCAGCGCTACGCGGAGCCGGACAAGGGTTGGACGGACCGGTCGACCAACCGCTGGCCGGTGCCGTACTGGCACGTGGACACCGGATTCGCCGCGATGCTGATGCTGCTCACCGCCGTGGACGAGGGACTGGGGGCGTGTTTCTTCGGCATCGCGCCGCAGCGGCTCGCCTCCTACCGGGACGCGTTCGGCGTGCCGGCCGAGTACCAACCCATCGGAGCCGTCACAATCGGTTACCGGGCACCCGACCATCGGTCACCATCGCTGCGCCGTGGGCGCCGCGGAATGGACGAGGTGGTGCGGCGTGGTCGGTGGAGCTGA